CGTGTTGGTGAGTCCGCCGGCGATGGCCGTGAGGATTTCCCGTTCCCTCGGGGTGAGAGCCGTGACGGCTTCGTCGCCCCCGGAGGGCGGACCGGAGGGAAGCCTTTGGCTGAAGAGGTCCAGCATCCTGCGGCTGACCCTTGAGGAGATGGCGGCGTCTCCTCCGGCGACGGCCCTTATGGACGCGAGCAGCTCAGCTGGTCCCACATCCTTGAGTAGAAAGCCGCTGGCGCCGGCCCGGAGCGCCGCGAAGGCGTACTCGTCGAGATCGAAGGTGGTGAGAACAATGACGCGTGACTGCGGGCACTCCTCGGCGATCAACTCGGTCGCGGCGATGCCGTCCATGCCGGGCATGCGAACGTCCATCAGCACCACGTCCGGCGCCAGGGTACGACACATGTCGATGCCAGACCTGCCGTCAGCGGCTTCGCCAACGACGTCGACCCCGGGGTGGGCATCAAGCACCATCCGGAATCCCGTTCGGACAAGGGTCTGGTCATCAACGAGCAGCACCCGGATCGGGGGCAGGACAGTTACCGTTTCCATGAGATTCCCTCCGGCGGCGGGAAGTGTGCGGTCACAGACCATCCCCGGCCGGGCAGAGGACCTGCCTGCACCGTGCCGCCATACAGTGCGACGCGCTCACGCATGCCCACAATGCCACGCCCGGTACCGTCGGCAGGAACGCCCTCTGGTTGCCCGTCGTCGGTCACCGAAACCATGATCGCCTGCGTGCTGAACTCCACACGGACCGCGACCGCTGTTGCGGCTTTCGAGTACTTAAGCGCATTGGTGAGCCCTTCCTGGATCACCCGGTAAATAGCCAACTGGATTCCTGGGTCGGCAGGAGGGACACCGACCGACTGCAGGACCACCGGTAAGCCGGTAGAACGGAAAAGCTCCAGCAGTGCCGGGACGTCCCCCACCCCGGGCGCAGGCGCCACGACGCCGGCCGATTCCCCGGTGTTGCCTTCGGTCAGGACTCCGAGCATCCGGCGCATGTCCGCCACCGCCGTGCGGCCCGTCTCGGCGACCTGGCGCATGGCGTCTACGGCGCGGGCAGGATCAATCGGGGCGATCTCTGCAGAACCATGTGCCAGGGAAATCATTACCGCCAACCCGTGCGATACGATGTCGTGCATCTCCCGGGCGATCGCGTTGCGCTCAGCGGCAGCGGCAATGCTGGCCAAGTGCTGCCGTTCGCGCACCAGCCGATCGGCACGGTCCATAAGGGCGGCCACGTAGCTGCGGCGCGAGTGGACGTTGAACCCGATCAATGCTGCGATCACGAGAACGGCAATTGCCTGGCCGGCTTGGCCAAGGTCGACCAACGACCCGGGCAGGAGGACCGCGGCGAGAAAGAGGACGCCGCCGGTCCCCAGCAGGGCAACGACGGCGTGCCGCGCCGACCTGTAGACGGCGACGGCGTACAGTGCCATGGCTGTCGCCACCGCGGCGAAGCTCCCCGGCGCCGGGAACGTGATGAGCATGATCCCGGCCGTGACGGCCAACGAAAACATCGGAGCCCGCCGGCGGAACAACAGCGCCGTGCCGGAGACCACCACAGCGAGCAACTGGAGAACGAACCCCAGTCCGTCGATGCCGTAGACGGCAACGGTCACCGCCAGGGCCGGCCCTGCGTACAAGGCAGCGACAAGGAGGTCTGTGATTCGCGGGCGGGAGCGCCATCTTCGTTGCCGGATCGGTTCGTCCGGGGGACCCGGCGTCGGTAAAGCCAGCTCCGCCGACGCCTTCAGGCGCTCCCTGTTTCCCGTCCCGGTCATGCCCGGGACTCTACCTGTCGTGACGTGCATAAAGGGCCTCCGGTCTTCACTTGGCGGGTGACGGGTAGTGCCAGCGCGGAAAATCATTGGAGTGCAAGGATCAGGTAGAGGGCGGCGAGGGCAGCTGTAACGGGGGTCATGACCAAGCGTTCGGGTTTGCTGCGGGAGAAGCCGTTCATCAGGACGCCTAGCGCGAAGTATGCCGTCATCACCCACATAGTGACGGACGTAAAGGATTCTCCTATCAACGGCGGGGCCAAGCCGGCCTTGGCCAGCGCGGCATATGCGAAGAGGGCGTACAGGCCTATGGAGACTGCACTCCCGATTCTGAGGTTGGCCGGGAGGATACGGTGTTGTCCGCCCCACGCCAACCGCCCGAGCGGAGCCCCGGCAATTAGAGCGCCCTGGAAGACGGCCAAGCCTGCCAAAAGCGCGCAGGCGAGTATCGCGGAAAGCTGATCCAACGGCATTACAAACCACTCTCCTTTGCGGTGGCGGCCAATCCGTGCCCTTGCCTGTGTCCTGCATATTCGCGAAAGCGGAGCATCATGGCGATCGCCATCAGTGGGATCATTGTTGCATGGCTGAGAGACATCAGTGTCGCGGCTGTCATAACACCCAGAAGGTAGGGGACCATGGTCAGGGCTGCGGGAAGAAGCATCACTGCCGACATTTCTACGATGGCCCGCCAGGTGTGGCGCCGGTTGCGCATGTACAGGACCATCGGCACACTCATGTTCAACGCCATGATGATGTTCGAGAGGACGGGCAGCTGGCCCCACGGGTCGTCGACTCCGGCAAGGGCCACAGCCATCTCGTAAACGGGGTCCAGTACGAACATTCCCGCGTACATCAACGCAACCATCACACCGAGGTGCTTGGCGAAGTAGACGTATCCCGGCCGGATCTTTCGGGCCTGCGCGGCCCCGACCAGGGAGGAGGGCGGGCGCTGACGGAAATCTGGGATGTACCGGGTCATTTCATCTGCCCCTCTGCCCGACGCCGGACGGCGGTGCGAATGAGCGCCGGCAGGGCGCCGGTGAGTATAGCGAGCAGCAGGCCGAGCATGATCAGGACCGGAACCCGGACAGAGGTGCCACCGGCCGGCAGCTCCAGATGCGCAGTGGGATAGTCGATCATCTTGGCTGCCGACACGGCGGTGGCACGGTCGGTATGCTGCGCCAGATACTCAAGGGCTCCATCGAAGCCGAGCACGCCGCCAGCGCCGGCAAACGCATCGACGGGCACGTTGCGGGACGCGGCCCAGTCCCTCAACTGGGGG
The Arthrobacter alpinus genome window above contains:
- a CDS encoding response regulator; the protein is METVTVLPPIRVLLVDDQTLVRTGFRMVLDAHPGVDVVGEAADGRSGIDMCRTLAPDVVLMDVRMPGMDGIAATELIAEECPQSRVIVLTTFDLDEYAFAALRAGASGFLLKDVGPAELLASIRAVAGGDAAISSRVSRRMLDLFSQRLPSGPPSGGDEAVTALTPREREILTAIAGGLTNTEIAEQMFVAESTVKTHVGRILMKLGLRDRVHAVIFAYEHGLTGHLPPG
- a CDS encoding sensor histidine kinase encodes the protein MTGTGNRERLKASAELALPTPGPPDEPIRQRRWRSRPRITDLLVAALYAGPALAVTVAVYGIDGLGFVLQLLAVVVSGTALLFRRRAPMFSLAVTAGIMLITFPAPGSFAAVATAMALYAVAVYRSARHAVVALLGTGGVLFLAAVLLPGSLVDLGQAGQAIAVLVIAALIGFNVHSRRSYVAALMDRADRLVRERQHLASIAAAAERNAIAREMHDIVSHGLAVMISLAHGSAEIAPIDPARAVDAMRQVAETGRTAVADMRRMLGVLTEGNTGESAGVVAPAPGVGDVPALLELFRSTGLPVVLQSVGVPPADPGIQLAIYRVIQEGLTNALKYSKAATAVAVRVEFSTQAIMVSVTDDGQPEGVPADGTGRGIVGMRERVALYGGTVQAGPLPGRGWSVTAHFPPPEGISWKR